Proteins encoded in a region of the Planococcus citri chromosome 1, ihPlaCitr1.1, whole genome shotgun sequence genome:
- the LOC135831591 gene encoding MTOR-associated protein MEAK7 isoform X1 — protein sequence MGCVESRYCVSKNNTSKKYVIKLLKVGLRPEEVDHVCKLFGEQKSVTKNVIRERWHKFLTPFLMDTYERYLVQKSDKKYGDGTIDAVAFSMFITDFVKGAVEDRVTMYTDFLNKNEEEEITIVDLQEYLVQLMKSVLLLMDVKDVTQYKQWSERGFVFTDDDIHRWTAATILNVYDLTKINSVSQDEMTSWMTLNTDVVLLQNFLFYSLYDLDKLESAKNGEQRSIHCPLPYLEVNVTKEDWKVIINIPFVTYINSHLPAENRFRWRLIYSADINGESFTTFRSLICNKGPSVLVVRDGDGHIFGGYASTSWHVGPKFFGDQRCFLFSLRPVMKIYPTLPHNDHFLYLNANQKALPNGLGMGGQLGYWGLWIDASFEFGSCSPSCSTYSGYQMLSGSPEFRIVGLEVWSAEGMYNLNDENGSTGDSISEDQEGSILHKDPGARALMDMLGKTGQGRDFLDA from the exons ATGGGTTGTGTGGAATCTAGATATTgtgtttctaaaaataatacttCCAAAAAATATGTGATCAAGTTATTAAAAGTTGGATTACGTCCGGAAGAAGTCGATCACGTATGTAAATTATTCGGAGAACAAAAATCTGTCACTAAAAATGTCATACGA GAACGATGGCATAAATTCCTAACACCTTTCCTTATGGACACATACGAAAGATATCTCGTGCAGAAATCAGACAAGAAGTATGGAGACGGTACGATCGATGCTGTGGCATTCAGCATGTTTATAACAGATTTTGTCAAAGGCGCTGTAGAAGACAGAGTTACAATGTATACTGACTTCTTGAACAAAAACGAAGAGGAAGAAATAACTATTGTCGATTTACAGGAG TATTTGGTTCAATTAATGAAATCCGTTCTATTGTTGATGGACGTTAAGGATGTAACCCAATACAAGCAGTGGTCCGAAAGGGGATTTGTATTCACCGATGATGATATTCATCGATGGACCGCTgctacaattttgaatgtttatgATCTCACTAAAATT aattcaGTATCCCAAGATGAAATGACGTCATGGATGACGTTAAATACAGACGTTGTTTTactgcaaaattttcttttctattccTTATACGATTTGGATAAACTAGAAAGCGCTAAGAATGGAGAGCAGCGAAGTATTCACTGTCCGTTGCCATATTTAGAAGTAAATGTTACTAAAGAAGACTGGAAAGTTATCATTAATATACCATTCGTTACGTACATAAATAGCCATTTACCGGCGGAAAACCGATTTCGATGGCG CTTGATATACTCGGCAGATATTAACGGTGAAAGTTTTACCACTTTTCGATCCTTAATATGTAATAAAGGTCCTTCTGTACTCGTGGTTAGAGATGGCGACGGGCATATTTTTGGCGGATATGCTTCAACCAGTTGGCACGTTGGGCCGAAATTCTTTG GAGATCaaagatgttttttgttttctttacgTCCTGTAATGAAAATATACCCAACTTTGCCACACAATGATCACTTTTTATATCTCAACGCAAATCAAAAAGCTCTACCGAATGGCCTG GGAATGGGTGGTCAATTAGGGTATTGGGGATTATGGATCGATGctagttttgaatttggatcCTGTAGTCCTAGCTGTTCGACATATTCTGGGTATCAAATGCTGTCCGGATCACCAGAGTTCAGAATTGTCGGTTTAGAAGTTTGGTCTGCCGAAGGAATGTATAATTTAAATGACGAAAATGGAAGTACAGGGGATTCCATCTCGGAG GATCAAGAGGGAAGTATTTTGCATAAAGATCCTGGTGCTCGAGCTTTGATGGATATGTTGGGAAAAACTGGCCAAGGAAGAGATTTCTTAGACgcatga
- the LOC135831591 gene encoding MTOR-associated protein MEAK7 isoform X2 has product MGCVESRYCVSKNNTSKKYVIKLLKVGLRPEEVDHVCKLFGEQKSVTKNVIRERWHKFLTPFLMDTYERYLVQKSDKKYGDGTIDAVAFSMFITDFVKGAVEDRVTMYTDFLNKNEEEEITIVDLQEYLVQLMKSVLLLMDVKDVTQYKQWSERGFVFTDDDIHRWTAATILNVYDLTKINSVSQDEMTSWMTLNTDVVLLQNFLFYSLYDLDKLESAKNGEQRSIHCPLPYLEVNVTKEDWKVIINIPFVTYINSHLPAENRFRWRLIYSADINGESFTTFRSLICNKGPSVLVVRDGDGHIFGGYASTSWHVGPKFFGDQRCFLFSLRPVMKIYPTLPHNDHFLYLNANQKALPNGLPYSRITYLIQKVYFGTRGITVIISIREWVVN; this is encoded by the exons ATGGGTTGTGTGGAATCTAGATATTgtgtttctaaaaataatacttCCAAAAAATATGTGATCAAGTTATTAAAAGTTGGATTACGTCCGGAAGAAGTCGATCACGTATGTAAATTATTCGGAGAACAAAAATCTGTCACTAAAAATGTCATACGA GAACGATGGCATAAATTCCTAACACCTTTCCTTATGGACACATACGAAAGATATCTCGTGCAGAAATCAGACAAGAAGTATGGAGACGGTACGATCGATGCTGTGGCATTCAGCATGTTTATAACAGATTTTGTCAAAGGCGCTGTAGAAGACAGAGTTACAATGTATACTGACTTCTTGAACAAAAACGAAGAGGAAGAAATAACTATTGTCGATTTACAGGAG TATTTGGTTCAATTAATGAAATCCGTTCTATTGTTGATGGACGTTAAGGATGTAACCCAATACAAGCAGTGGTCCGAAAGGGGATTTGTATTCACCGATGATGATATTCATCGATGGACCGCTgctacaattttgaatgtttatgATCTCACTAAAATT aattcaGTATCCCAAGATGAAATGACGTCATGGATGACGTTAAATACAGACGTTGTTTTactgcaaaattttcttttctattccTTATACGATTTGGATAAACTAGAAAGCGCTAAGAATGGAGAGCAGCGAAGTATTCACTGTCCGTTGCCATATTTAGAAGTAAATGTTACTAAAGAAGACTGGAAAGTTATCATTAATATACCATTCGTTACGTACATAAATAGCCATTTACCGGCGGAAAACCGATTTCGATGGCG CTTGATATACTCGGCAGATATTAACGGTGAAAGTTTTACCACTTTTCGATCCTTAATATGTAATAAAGGTCCTTCTGTACTCGTGGTTAGAGATGGCGACGGGCATATTTTTGGCGGATATGCTTCAACCAGTTGGCACGTTGGGCCGAAATTCTTTG GAGATCaaagatgttttttgttttctttacgTCCTGTAATGAAAATATACCCAACTTTGCCACACAATGATCACTTTTTATATCTCAACGCAAATCAAAAAGCTCTACCGAATGGCCTG CCCTATAGCCGAATTACCTACCTGattcaaaaagtttattttggCACTCGAGGTATAACCGTTATTATTTCAATAAG GGAATGGGTGGTCAATTAG